One segment of Paraburkholderia bonniea DNA contains the following:
- the glpD gene encoding glycerol-3-phosphate dehydrogenase: MESHARYDLLVVGGGINGAGIARDAAGRGLSVLLCEQHDLASHTSSASTKLIHGGLRYLEYGEFNLVRKALKEREILLRAAPHIIRPLHFVMPHMPGLRPAWLIRAGLFLYDHLAHRERLPGSHGIDLRLHPAGVPLEESIRRGFVYTDGWVDDARLVVLNALDAHERGAMVLTRTQLINATRTKGVWQAQLQRADGTSFEVHATALVNAAGPWVSTLQATLGRTAHHGVRLVKGSHIVTRRLFEHDHAYILQNPDKRIVFAIPYQRHYTLIGTTDLDYQGDPGQVSITDDETRYLCAAVSRYFKHPVTPADVRWSYAGVRPLLAAESAANPSALTRDYSLELDAPPGAAPLAPLLSVFGGKITTYRKLAEEALDQLCHVLKRPAPAWTANAPLPGGDIAQADFEGFAAQFQQQFPWLPADLARRYAHAYGTRAARILAGADSLAGLGRGFAPGLYEAELRYLRDTEWARCAQDVLWRRSKLGLPLAAEALDGLKSLEKLTQKLDAWFASEQQRDPMR, from the coding sequence GTGGAATCACACGCCAGGTACGATCTGCTCGTGGTGGGCGGCGGCATCAACGGTGCAGGCATTGCCCGTGATGCTGCAGGGCGCGGGCTATCGGTGCTGCTGTGCGAGCAGCATGATCTGGCCTCCCACACCTCATCGGCCAGCACCAAGCTGATTCACGGCGGCTTGCGCTATCTGGAATACGGCGAATTCAACCTGGTGCGCAAAGCGCTGAAGGAGCGCGAAATCTTGCTGCGCGCCGCACCGCACATCATCCGGCCGCTGCATTTCGTGATGCCGCATATGCCCGGGCTGCGCCCAGCCTGGCTGATTCGCGCGGGGCTGTTTCTGTATGACCATCTGGCCCACCGCGAACGGCTACCGGGGTCGCACGGGATTGATTTGCGGCTTCATCCGGCTGGCGTGCCACTTGAGGAATCGATTCGGCGCGGGTTTGTCTATACCGATGGTTGGGTCGACGATGCGCGCCTCGTTGTGCTCAATGCGCTTGATGCGCATGAGCGTGGTGCGATGGTGCTCACCCGCACGCAACTGATCAATGCCACACGCACTAAAGGTGTCTGGCAGGCGCAGTTGCAACGGGCCGACGGCACCTCGTTCGAGGTCCATGCCACTGCCCTGGTCAATGCAGCAGGCCCGTGGGTCAGCACATTGCAAGCCACGCTGGGACGCACTGCGCATCACGGCGTGCGGCTGGTGAAGGGCAGCCATATCGTCACGCGACGGCTGTTCGAGCACGACCATGCCTACATCTTGCAGAACCCGGACAAACGAATCGTGTTCGCCATTCCATACCAGCGCCACTACACCCTGATCGGCACCACCGATCTCGACTATCAGGGTGACCCGGGCCAGGTGAGCATCACGGATGACGAAACCCGTTACCTGTGCGCAGCCGTCAGCCGCTATTTCAAACATCCGGTGACCCCGGCCGACGTGCGCTGGAGCTATGCAGGCGTACGCCCGCTGCTCGCAGCAGAAAGCGCCGCCAACCCATCCGCCCTGACCCGCGACTATTCACTCGAACTCGATGCGCCACCCGGAGCCGCCCCGCTGGCCCCGTTGCTCTCGGTGTTCGGTGGAAAAATCACGACCTACCGCAAGCTCGCGGAAGAAGCGCTTGATCAGCTCTGCCATGTGCTCAAACGCCCCGCGCCAGCCTGGACCGCCAATGCGCCCCTACCCGGGGGCGATATCGCGCAGGCAGACTTCGAAGGTTTCGCCGCGCAGTTTCAGCAGCAGTTCCCGTGGCTGCCTGCTGATCTCGCGCGCCGCTATGCGCACGCTTATGGCACAAGAGCGGCACGGATTCTTGCTGGAGCAGATTCACTGGCTGGGCTCGGGCGGGGTTTTGCACCGGGGCTTTATGAGGCAGAGCTACGCTATTTGCGCGATACCGAATGGGCTCGCTGTGCGCAAGACGTGCTATGGCGGCGCTCGAAGCTCGGCTTACCGCTAGCGGCTGAAGCACTGGATGGGCTGAAGTCGCTGGAAAAGCTCACGCAAAAACTGGATGCGTGGTTTGCGAGCGAGCAACAACGTGACCCAATGCGTTAG
- a CDS encoding gamma-glutamyltransferase family protein — translation MTQFFDWQTPYSTTRLPVFARNLVSTSHPLAAQAGLRMLWQGGNAVDAALAAAATLTVVEPVSCGLGGDAFALVWDGAKLHGLNASGVAPAAWNLDYFRRRYGELNGIAQQPERGWDTVTVPGVIAGWEALHQRFGSLPFADLMAPAIELAERGHAVASIVARKWAAAVPALRNQPGFAEAFMPYGRAPNVSERVCLPGHAATLRLLAQQGPRAFYEGESAARMAAFAHEGQGALTLEDLRDYRATWVEPVSQDYRGYTVHELPPNGQGIAALIALGLLEQFDMAALACDSAASQHLQIEAMKLAFADVYRYVADPRAMEVTPEQMLDPAYLAARAKRIDPCRASPVESGMPKAGGTIYLAAADERGMMVSFIQSNYMGFGSGVVVPHTGIALQNRGCGFSFDPRSPNCVEGGKRPFHTIIPAFVTQHVEGRQQAVMSFGVMGGDMQPQGHLQSIVRMLDYGQQPQAACDAPRWKVQRNFTLALEATFDTSTASALRQMGHCIASFDDPYMDFGSGQYIWRLDPRDPERGYVAASDSRRDGLAAGF, via the coding sequence ATGACTCAGTTTTTTGACTGGCAGACCCCTTATTCCACGACGCGTTTGCCAGTGTTCGCGCGCAATCTTGTGTCGACTTCGCATCCTCTTGCGGCCCAGGCGGGTCTGAGGATGCTGTGGCAGGGCGGCAATGCGGTCGATGCGGCACTGGCCGCTGCGGCTACGTTGACGGTGGTGGAGCCGGTGTCATGCGGCCTGGGCGGCGACGCTTTCGCGCTGGTGTGGGACGGCGCGAAGCTGCATGGGCTGAACGCGTCAGGCGTGGCACCCGCTGCATGGAACCTGGACTACTTCAGGCGGCGTTACGGCGAATTGAACGGCATCGCGCAGCAGCCAGAGCGTGGCTGGGACACGGTAACGGTGCCTGGCGTTATCGCTGGCTGGGAAGCGCTGCATCAAAGGTTCGGCTCGTTGCCGTTTGCCGACTTGATGGCCCCGGCCATCGAACTGGCTGAACGGGGCCATGCTGTGGCAAGCATCGTGGCGCGTAAATGGGCGGCGGCCGTGCCTGCGCTCAGGAACCAGCCCGGTTTTGCCGAAGCTTTCATGCCGTATGGCCGAGCGCCCAATGTCAGTGAGCGGGTCTGCCTGCCGGGGCATGCCGCCACGCTGCGCCTGCTGGCCCAGCAAGGCCCACGAGCGTTCTACGAAGGCGAGAGCGCGGCACGCATGGCCGCCTTCGCACACGAAGGCCAAGGTGCGCTAACGCTGGAGGATCTGCGTGACTATCGCGCGACGTGGGTTGAGCCGGTTAGTCAGGACTATCGCGGCTATACCGTGCATGAGCTGCCGCCGAACGGCCAGGGCATCGCGGCGTTAATCGCGTTAGGTTTGCTGGAACAGTTCGACATGGCGGCTCTCGCGTGCGATAGCGCCGCGTCACAACATCTGCAGATCGAAGCGATGAAGCTCGCTTTTGCCGATGTGTATCGCTATGTCGCCGATCCGCGCGCAATGGAAGTAACACCGGAGCAGATGCTTGATCCGGCCTATCTTGCTGCGCGAGCAAAACGGATTGATCCGTGCCGCGCAAGCCCGGTTGAATCCGGTATGCCAAAGGCTGGCGGCACGATTTATCTGGCCGCTGCCGATGAGCGCGGCATGATGGTCAGCTTTATCCAGTCGAACTACATGGGTTTTGGTTCAGGCGTCGTGGTGCCACATACCGGCATCGCGCTGCAAAACCGGGGTTGCGGTTTTTCGTTCGATCCTCGTTCGCCGAATTGCGTTGAGGGTGGCAAGCGGCCATTTCATACGATCATCCCGGCCTTCGTTACGCAGCACGTCGAGGGCCGCCAGCAGGCGGTCATGAGCTTTGGCGTGATGGGTGGGGACATGCAGCCGCAAGGGCATCTGCAATCCATCGTCCGGATGCTCGACTATGGCCAGCAGCCCCAGGCCGCATGTGATGCACCGCGCTGGAAGGTCCAGCGCAATTTCACGCTGGCGCTCGAAGCCACGTTTGATACCAGCACGGCTAGCGCGCTCAGGCAAATGGGCCACTGCATCGCGTCGTTTGACGATCCGTATATGGATTTCGGCTCCGGCCAGTACATCTGGCGGCTTGATCCGCGTGACCCTGAGCGTGGCTACGTGGCTGCCAGCGATAGCCGCCGCGATGGTTTGGCGGCTGGTTTCTAA
- a CDS encoding ferritin-like domain-containing protein, with protein MQTEPLHIMPWRIEEIDLNRIDRQRAVANEDLLLLLCAASFIESGSDLYTSNLSIFFNGDPEVSTWLNTEWEPEELQHGRALKAYIAHVWPEFDWDGAFERFFAEYSQTCSFEDFEKTRALELVARCVVETGTATLYRAIGESSDDPVLKEITDNIRSDEVRHYKHFLKYFRKYNEIEGNGRLAVLGALLRRVKEIRNEDSEIALRHVLAVRYPEHADDLAYNRARTARVNALVRRNLSADMCVKMLLKPLDLPAKIQPGVHYPLTKITQHVFFR; from the coding sequence ATGCAGACAGAGCCGTTGCACATCATGCCGTGGCGGATAGAAGAGATTGACTTGAACCGTATCGACCGGCAGCGCGCCGTTGCCAATGAAGACCTGTTGCTGCTGTTGTGCGCGGCTTCGTTTATAGAGAGCGGATCGGATCTTTACACCAGCAACCTGAGCATTTTTTTCAACGGTGACCCTGAGGTGTCGACATGGCTCAACACCGAATGGGAGCCGGAAGAACTGCAGCATGGCCGTGCGCTGAAGGCCTATATCGCACATGTCTGGCCGGAGTTCGACTGGGATGGCGCATTCGAGCGGTTTTTTGCTGAATATTCCCAAACCTGTTCCTTCGAAGATTTCGAAAAAACGCGCGCACTGGAACTCGTCGCGCGCTGCGTGGTTGAAACCGGTACCGCCACGCTGTACCGCGCGATTGGCGAGTCGTCCGATGACCCGGTACTCAAGGAAATCACCGACAACATCCGCAGCGACGAAGTACGCCATTACAAACACTTCCTCAAATATTTCCGCAAGTACAACGAGATCGAAGGCAATGGCCGGCTGGCGGTGCTAGGTGCGCTGCTGCGCCGGGTCAAGGAGATTCGCAATGAAGACTCCGAAATTGCGCTGCGCCATGTGCTGGCCGTGCGCTACCCCGAACATGCGGACGATCTGGCTTATAACCGGGCCCGGACGGCCAGGGTGAACGCGTTGGTGCGGCGCAATCTGTCGGCTGATATGTGCGTGAAGATGCTGCTCAAGCCGCTTGATCTGCCCGCCAAGATTCAGCCTGGCGTGCATTACCCGCTGACCAAAATTACCCAGCATGTCTTTTTCCGCTAG
- a CDS encoding DEAD/DEAH box helicase, protein MSFDSLGLSEPLVRAVHELGYTIPTPIQTQAIPAVLNGGDLLAGAQTGTGKTAGFTLPILQRLTTGAAPTTASGKRPVRALILTPTRELAAQVEESVRLYGKYLKLKSTVMFGGVGINPQIDALRRGVDIVVATPGRLLDHMQQKTIDLSQLEILVLDEADRMLDMGFIHDIKRVLAKLPPKRQNLLFSATFSDEIKTLADNLLDSPALIEVARRNTTAETVAQKIHPVDRDRKRELLTHLIQQHKWFQVLVFTRTKHGANRLAEQLAKDGITALAIHGNKSQSARTRALAEFKDGTLQVLVATDIAARGIDIDQLPHVVNFDLPNVPEDYVHRIGRTGRAGATGEAVSLVCVDELQLLKDIERLIKRPVPQEVIAGFEPDPNAKPEPILRRGQGGGGGGGGRQPRQGQGGGGNAAPRSGQRPGAQPVKSAAPRPAKAPAQVRQDNPRHETTRHHGKPGPATHDNGAAGGTSRKSPGALPGGGRTPGRGGNRGR, encoded by the coding sequence ATGTCTTTTGATTCCCTCGGCTTGTCCGAACCCTTGGTCCGGGCTGTTCATGAGCTCGGCTACACCATCCCTACCCCCATCCAGACCCAAGCCATTCCGGCCGTGCTCAACGGCGGCGATCTGCTTGCTGGCGCGCAAACCGGCACAGGCAAGACCGCTGGCTTCACGCTGCCCATCCTGCAACGCTTGACCACCGGGGCCGCGCCCACCACCGCATCGGGCAAACGCCCCGTGCGCGCGCTGATCCTCACGCCCACGCGTGAACTTGCCGCCCAGGTGGAAGAAAGCGTGCGGCTCTACGGCAAATATCTGAAGCTGAAATCGACCGTGATGTTCGGCGGCGTTGGCATCAATCCGCAGATCGACGCGCTACGGCGAGGCGTCGATATTGTCGTGGCCACGCCAGGCCGCCTGCTAGATCACATGCAGCAAAAAACCATTGATCTGTCACAACTCGAAATTCTGGTGCTCGACGAAGCCGACCGCATGCTCGACATGGGCTTCATTCACGACATCAAGCGCGTGCTGGCCAAGCTCCCACCCAAGCGGCAAAACCTGCTGTTTTCGGCCACGTTCTCCGACGAAATCAAAACGCTCGCCGACAATCTGCTCGACTCACCCGCGCTGATCGAAGTCGCTCGCCGCAACACCACCGCTGAAACCGTCGCGCAAAAAATTCACCCCGTCGACCGCGACCGCAAACGCGAATTGCTGACGCACCTGATCCAGCAGCACAAGTGGTTCCAGGTACTGGTGTTCACCCGCACCAAGCACGGCGCAAACCGTCTGGCGGAGCAACTGGCGAAGGACGGCATCACAGCGCTGGCGATTCACGGCAACAAGAGCCAGTCGGCCCGCACACGAGCGCTGGCTGAGTTCAAGGACGGCACGCTGCAAGTGCTAGTGGCCACCGATATCGCCGCGCGCGGAATCGACATCGACCAGTTGCCGCACGTGGTCAACTTCGATTTGCCGAATGTGCCGGAAGACTATGTGCACCGGATCGGCCGCACAGGCCGTGCAGGGGCAACGGGCGAAGCGGTATCGCTGGTGTGCGTCGATGAGCTGCAACTGCTTAAGGACATCGAACGGTTAATCAAACGCCCGGTGCCACAAGAAGTCATCGCGGGCTTTGAGCCAGATCCGAATGCCAAGCCTGAACCCATCCTGCGCCGTGGCCAGGGTGGCGGCGGTGGCGGCGGTGGTCGTCAACCGCGTCAGGGGCAAGGTGGTGGTGGCAACGCTGCGCCACGTTCGGGCCAGCGCCCAGGTGCGCAACCGGTGAAATCCGCTGCACCGCGACCAGCTAAAGCTCCTGCTCAAGTTCGCCAGGACAACCCACGGCACGAAACCACTCGGCATCACGGCAAGCCTGGCCCGGCAACCCATGACAACGGCGCGGCAGGAGGCACGTCACGCAAGTCCCCAGGCGCGCTGCCAGGAGGCGGCCGGACACCCGGACGCGGTGGCAACCGCGGACGTTGA
- the trhA gene encoding PAQR family membrane homeostasis protein TrhA has product MPTGERFNCMTHLAGALLSLAGLATLVTLGARQGDAYKVVSFAVYGAMLFVLYAVSTLYHSARHPRLKAILQKCDHSAIYLLIAGSYTPFTLITLRGPWGWSLFGVSWGLALSGIVQELTLGRRTRSVSMVLYVLMGWLALVAVGPLLEALPAAGIAWLVAGGVSYTAGIWFFVNDERIRHGHGIWHLFVLAGSVCQFVSVVRYVA; this is encoded by the coding sequence GTGCCAACCGGTGAACGCTTCAACTGCATGACCCATCTGGCTGGTGCGCTGCTATCGCTCGCCGGGCTCGCTACGCTTGTTACGCTAGGCGCACGGCAAGGTGACGCGTACAAGGTCGTCAGTTTCGCGGTCTACGGTGCCATGCTGTTCGTGCTGTATGCTGTCTCGACGCTTTATCACAGCGCACGCCACCCCCGCCTCAAGGCAATTCTTCAGAAGTGCGATCATTCGGCGATTTATCTGTTGATCGCTGGCAGCTACACCCCGTTTACGCTGATTACGCTACGTGGGCCGTGGGGCTGGTCGCTGTTTGGCGTGAGCTGGGGGCTGGCGCTGTCTGGCATCGTGCAGGAGCTCACGCTCGGCCGGCGCACACGCAGCGTCTCGATGGTGCTGTACGTGCTGATGGGCTGGCTCGCGCTGGTCGCCGTCGGCCCACTGCTCGAAGCGCTGCCTGCGGCTGGCATCGCGTGGCTTGTCGCCGGTGGCGTGAGCTATACCGCAGGCATCTGGTTTTTCGTCAATGACGAGCGTATTCGCCACGGACATGGCATCTGGCACCTGTTCGTACTAGCTGGCAGCGTGTGCCAGTTCGTTAGCGTAGTGCGCTATGTCGCGTAA
- a CDS encoding cytochrome c, which produces MKRKTLFALSAVIVVAAAALVPVLWSGGDNLGHGAAVAATPADQAALIKQGEYLARAGDCIACHTVRGGKQFAGGLPMATPFGTMFTPNITPDDQYGLGKWTSDDFYRAMHTGRSKDGSLLYPGFPFTSYTKVTRADSDAIYAYLRSVPPVNEASRPHELKFPFNNRNLLIGWRTLFFREGEYKPDPSKSVEWNRGAYLVEGLGHCGMCHTSINAMGGPINSSAFAGGLIPLQNWYAPSLTSNAEAGIGDWDIKDVSDLLKTGVSQRGAVFGPMAEVVHNSLQYMTDADIHAMSTYLKTIPQKSEAPEHLQLETSPQFGGELLKQGKKIYADQCAKCHEANGLGQPPHFPPLANNQSIQMPSAVNPIRMVLNGGYPPSTGGNPKPYGMPPFAQSLSNQEVAAVVTYIRMTWGNHGTAVSPQQVNDLRSAPLD; this is translated from the coding sequence ATGAAACGCAAGACCCTGTTCGCTCTTTCGGCTGTCATCGTTGTTGCAGCCGCCGCGCTCGTCCCCGTCCTGTGGTCAGGCGGCGATAACCTGGGCCACGGCGCAGCCGTTGCCGCCACCCCTGCCGATCAAGCCGCGCTCATCAAGCAAGGTGAATACCTTGCCCGCGCGGGCGACTGCATTGCCTGCCACACGGTCCGCGGCGGCAAGCAGTTCGCTGGCGGCCTGCCGATGGCAACGCCATTCGGCACGATGTTCACGCCGAACATCACCCCTGACGATCAATACGGCCTTGGCAAGTGGACCTCAGACGATTTTTATCGCGCGATGCACACTGGCCGCTCGAAAGACGGCAGCCTGCTGTATCCTGGCTTCCCGTTCACAAGCTACACCAAGGTCACCCGCGCGGATTCCGACGCGATCTACGCCTACCTGCGCTCAGTTCCGCCAGTCAACGAAGCCAGCCGCCCGCACGAACTGAAATTCCCGTTCAACAACCGCAACCTGCTGATCGGCTGGCGCACGCTGTTTTTCCGTGAAGGCGAATACAAGCCCGATCCATCCAAATCTGTTGAATGGAACCGTGGCGCGTATCTGGTTGAAGGGCTTGGCCACTGCGGCATGTGCCACACGTCGATCAACGCGATGGGCGGCCCGATCAATTCATCGGCGTTTGCCGGTGGCCTGATTCCCCTGCAAAACTGGTACGCACCTTCGCTCACCTCGAACGCCGAAGCCGGCATTGGCGACTGGGACATCAAAGATGTTTCCGATCTGCTGAAAACCGGTGTGTCGCAACGTGGCGCGGTGTTCGGCCCGATGGCGGAAGTCGTGCACAACAGCTTGCAGTACATGACCGACGCCGACATTCATGCAATGTCCACGTACCTGAAAACCATTCCGCAAAAGAGCGAAGCGCCTGAGCATCTGCAACTCGAAACCTCACCGCAGTTCGGTGGCGAGCTGCTCAAGCAAGGCAAGAAGATCTATGCGGACCAGTGCGCGAAGTGTCACGAAGCGAATGGCCTGGGCCAGCCGCCGCACTTCCCGCCGCTGGCGAACAACCAGTCGATCCAGATGCCGTCGGCGGTCAATCCGATCCGCATGGTGCTGAATGGCGGCTATCCGCCAAGCACCGGTGGCAATCCAAAGCCGTATGGCATGCCACCGTTCGCGCAATCGCTGTCCAACCAGGAAGTCGCCGCTGTCGTGACGTACATCCGGATGACATGGGGCAACCATGGCACCGCCGTGTCGCCGCAACAGGTGAACGACCTGCGTTCGGCTCCGCTCGATTAA
- a CDS encoding c-type cytochrome, translated as MELRVSSRRIFRPLLALLLLGITGVYSAAKAQTQPKAPDTMEARVQGCTSCHGTHGQGTDNDYFPRLAGKPADYLYNQLVNFREGRRKYPPMNYLVTYLSDDYLHQIATYFSQQRPPYPPPSKPTVSATTLARGKQIVLQGDASKQIPACIACHGKALTGMEPAIPGLVGLHADYISAQLGAWRSGTRHAVQPDCMHTIATRLSDEDVNAAASWLAQQPAPSNPVPAPARSLKTPLACGSEPQ; from the coding sequence ATGGAGTTACGCGTGTCTTCAAGACGCATTTTCCGCCCGCTGCTTGCCCTTTTGCTGCTTGGCATCACAGGCGTCTATAGCGCTGCGAAAGCGCAAACCCAGCCTAAAGCACCCGATACGATGGAAGCCCGTGTCCAGGGCTGCACCTCGTGTCATGGCACACACGGCCAGGGTACCGATAACGACTACTTTCCACGCCTCGCTGGCAAGCCAGCTGACTACCTGTACAACCAGCTGGTCAACTTCCGTGAAGGCCGTCGCAAATACCCTCCGATGAACTATCTCGTCACGTATCTCTCCGACGACTACCTTCATCAGATCGCCACCTACTTCTCCCAGCAGCGCCCGCCTTATCCACCGCCATCGAAGCCGACCGTATCGGCCACGACGCTCGCGCGCGGCAAGCAAATCGTGCTGCAAGGTGACGCCAGCAAACAGATTCCCGCCTGTATCGCCTGCCACGGCAAAGCGCTGACGGGCATGGAGCCCGCGATCCCCGGCCTCGTCGGCCTGCATGCTGACTACATCAGCGCGCAGCTTGGTGCCTGGCGCTCGGGTACCCGGCACGCCGTGCAGCCTGACTGCATGCACACCATCGCCACACGTTTGAGCGATGAAGATGTCAACGCCGCAGCTTCCTGGCTGGCGCAACAGCCCGCCCCGTCCAACCCCGTGCCAGCTCCGGCCCGCTCGCTGAAGACTCCGCTTGCCTGCGGCAGCGAACCGCAATAA